The sequence GAGAAGTCTATACACTATTCCAGCTTCTTGGAGTCACTGTTCAGAGACCTGTGTCTTTCACGTGAGTTTGGCTCATACACAACTGTTTGTTAATACGGTCAATCCTGGTCATCTCTGTCCATTTTGTTTACATCTATGTCTCAGTGTTCTTACACGTGTTTCGACTGTGACTGTGTCATTTGTTTCAGTGGAAGTTGAAGATTTGAAGAAAATCAACAACTCGCTCACAGTGTTACTCAGTGAGAAGCAGAGGCAAGAAAAGGTAGGCTGTCTGGATTCTAGTGCAGTACattaataatctctctctctctctctctgtatatatgtataacattgtgagcagtgagaggtgaagtgaataagactgatgatctcctcatcatggcacctgttagtgggtgggatatattaggcagcaagtgaacattttgtcctcagagttgatgtgttagaagcaggaaaaatggacaagcgtaaggatttgagcgagtttgacgaagggccaaattgtgatggctagaccactggatcagagcatctccaaaactgcagctcttgtggggtgttcccggtctgcagtggtcagtatctatcaaaagtatactttaagtcctataagttgcaacttacaggacttaaaggatctgctgcaaacatcttggtgccagataccacagcacaccttcagggatctagtggagtctatgcctctatgggtcagggttgttttggcagcataaGGGGGAcccacacaatattaggcaggtggtcataatgttatggctgattggtgtatgtataTATCCCTTACGTTCTTGTTCACAACAGTCATCAGAAGGAGGGATAAATGTCATGTCAGTTACTTTGACTGTTtttggttgttggtgccagacagctGGTTGTTAGTAGTATTTCAGATGCTACTTACTTAAGAttagaaccttcagctgtccagttttggtgatcCTGTGCCCACTATAGCCTCTGATTGTTGTTCTTGGCTGAACAGGATTGAAATCAAATGTAGTCTTCtactgttgtagcccatccaccacAACGTTGTGATGCTTTATAAATAGTGCGTTGCCCATGTTCTCTGATCTCTCATCAGGGCATTTCCACCAGCAGAACTGGTTagttttttgcaccattttgtCTAAACCTTAGAGACTGTTTTGCatgaaaatctcaggagatctggagtttctgaaatactcaaaccatgctgtcaacaaccatgccatgatcTAGGGTTGGGTACTGTTCACATTTTTACCTGTAATTTGGTACCGGTACCCAATGGTACTTTTTTCGGTACTTTACATTCTGTGTGATGTTTGTATACTGTAATATTTACATGTAAATAGTTTCGTGCCAGGTTTTCTGACATCTCGCATAACTTTAAGGTTACTTTTTTTTAGGTGCTTCCTATTACAAATAGAATTTTTAATAGAATTACAAATATTGCAAATAGCAATGTCTGCGTCTAATTTTGTAAAATGCGGCCACACTTGCGAACGTTTTCGGTTAGCCATTGTCGTGTTTGAACAAGCTGCAGGGGTGATGTTGCGTCACATGGTgatgctctctttctttctctgatgTACTCTTGTGCAGATGTGTTCTCAGGTACTGAAATATGGCGCAGAAATTTGGATTTAGTCTGAATCTGTACTAATTCGGTCGGTATCCTTAAAAGTACAGAGTTCAGTACCCAACCCCACCACGGTCAGTGAGATCACGCTAGGTTTTTCTTCTCtgtgctgatgtttgatgtgaacgttAACTGAAGATCCACACGATTGTATATAtcctgctgctgccacatgattggctgattagataattccGTTAATtagtaggtgttcctaataaagtgctcagtgacgGTGTACGTATAGTGTATAGAATCAGTAATGTATGATGGCATAAAATGGCCATTTTATTCTGTACCAGATGGTGTCAGATTAATTTTTTTGGCCTCAGGATATTTATAGGCTGCTGCCTAACCACCTTCTGTGTCGTTCCTTTCTCTTGGTCACTgataaacaaacagcaaaataaaggaaagaagaaaaagaaaggcgGCTTACCAGGAGGTGGTTTAAAAGCCAAGATGAAAGACGACTTCGATGACTACGGCGAGTTCGACGGAGGTTACGCACAAGACTACGAGGATTTCATGTGACCCCTGCTTCGTAACCCATCGTATTCTTCGAGTGACGAAACCTACACCTCTACAGCGCATGACCTCTCCCTCCAGCCAGACCCACTTCCCGAATCGAGCTAGAAAACTGACCCATATcccatgtaacacacactagcCTAAGCTTAAGTGGTTTACTCTGAGAAAGACTTAAGTGAagcaggttctctggtttttttttttttattattattattgactaGGTCATTTCTAGTGTTGCCgcggagaagaaaaaaaaagaagaaggtcAGAATCAGGTCCTTTTAGTGAAAGTTTGAAAGTGAGAACTGACCGACGTGGAACAGACGTGAAAGTGtacaaaaaaagaagagtttGACAGTGTTACTGTTTAAAAGAGCTACTTGACATTACGAATAAATTTGACATTCTATGCAAATTTCAGAAATAAATGTCTATACGTTATGTATTTTGAATACATTTCTGCTGTCCTTGCATTATGACATTTATACACATTACTGGTCAATGCTTTTGCTGAGGACACACAAAGTGATTGCTTTTAAAAGCTTTACATTAAGGTTCCCTTAACTgacattatttcatttacatgAACAGCAGCATTAATATCTAATATATATCTCCCTTTTTATTTAATGACCTAACCAAACAAGCTTACCCATAATAACCAGTGTTTATTTCATCGAAGAGCGAATCAAAAATtgtcaaaataaatgaattattgttCATTTCCGTTGGCGTATTTTTAATCACAGATACAATAAACACCAGTCAGGGTAGGTATACTGTATTTATCTGACGATTTACCCAACACGTATTGTTCATACTGTGAATAATGTTCTTTAAAACGAAGCTTAATGTAAAGCATGACCTTAAGGAGCAGTCACACGCTTATGGAAAGCTATGTAAACAGTTTAATTTTTCTACTTCTAGGATGATCATGTATAAAATCTTTGTTTAGATGCATCGAGCCTAACATGTCGAGTGTAGCGTATCAGCTCGAAAGCTTATTTCTACCTGCGGAGACGATCCGCGTTCCGTTCGATTGGGTCACTCCTTTAAGATCTTTGTGTTGTGAAACATCATGCTATATTTGCGGTTCTTAACATTGTTCCTTTATGCACAGTGTCACTAAACCATGCAGGTAGGTATTTTCAGATCATCATTACGGTTACTTTATAAATGAAGTGCATACAAGACGTCTTCTCGTGgaactttttccattttttcaaGCGAAAGATTTACTGTTCAGCAAAGCAAGCGATCGCATTCTGCCGTGTTTTATAGAGATCTAATTTAATAAAAGTCTTCAAGAAGTAAATTGTTGTGCTTTTTGTTTTAGTCCACTGTGgtgctgtctttctttttcttttttttttatgaaacagTGGTCAAGGATGGTGTTGAGGTCTACAGTTTTATTACAATCATACCGACTTGGTGCACACAAACTGCTCTCCTCAGATAACCTGCCAATGTCCTAATCTCGTCCTTGTTGGACGAGGGTCATTATCTTGATCGTTCAGAGAATTGCCGCTCTCTTGACAAAGGGGCTAGTCTTTTCCCTGTTTACCAACTTATCTCCGATTGCTTAAAAGGTAGAAATGGGTTttgaaaggacaaaaaaaaaaaacccacacagcaGAGAGACTGTAAAGATAAGACTTGGGGTAATTAACAGTAAAAGGTTTCTGTAATACTCCTTCATTCATTGGCTGTtgtgggtgggggtggaggaTTTCTACAGCACAAGGATCCAAGATGTGAGGATCTTCGTATTAAACAGGGAGCAGGTGGATCAGGACACTTCGTGTCATCATGGGTTACGGAGCATTGCGGTATTTGAGTGTGGTCTGTGCTGCAGGAGCTGTCCTGTGTAGTGTCGAGAGCACTAGTTCTGGATCACAGGTTCTCCAAACCCTGCACTGTCCACCCTGCGAGCGCATCCACTGCTCGCCTCGGAGGGCGCTGAGGCTCCAGTGTAAGGGGGGTGTGACTACGGGCGTCTGCGGCTGCTGCCCTGCGTGTGCAAAACAAGTCGGGGAGAGCTGTGGAGGAACGTGGGACTACCTGGGGAAGTGTGATGAaggcttggtgtgtgtgtaccaggaaGCTGCTGAGAGCAAGCCAGGTGCAGAGCATAAAGGGAAATGCAAGTCAGGTAACAAGTTGAGGATTTTCtcaatgcatgtgtgtgtgtgtgtgtgtgtgtttcccagtTTCCAGCATCTCAGCCAGGTAGTCAAAAGGCTGGCACTTAATGATCAGCCCCCATTCATTTGAGCATGTCTGCTAATGTTACATTTCCAGTATTGTGGAAGTGAAGACCTTCTAAAATGGATTTATAATTTATAGTTATTTACACAAGAATTTTCTAATGCAGTGTGATTggtctttttaattttttttttttaaaaaacatttgttaaCATCAGGATCAATTAAATTCAGGAAATCCTTTGATACGTCATTGTACTCGCTgctatacaccaatcaggcataacattatgaccacctgcctaatataaaTAGTGTCGGTCCCcctgttgctgccaaaacagccctgacccatcgaggcatacTGTAGGCTCCAGTAAATTGCAATTTACAGAACTTAatggacttacaggacttttgatagatactgaccactgcagaccgggaacaccccacaagagctgcagttttggagatgctctgatccagcggtctagccatcacaatttggtcaaactcgctcaaatccttacgcttgtccatttttcctgcttctaacacatcaactttgaagacaaaatgttgactttctgcctaatatatcccacccactaacaggtgccatgatgaggagatcatcagtcttattcacctcaccggtcactgctcacaatgttatgcctgatcggttaTAGTGAAGAATTAATTGagcctttaattattttttatcgaGCACATGGGCAAATACATGGTCTGCAGTAAAGGACATGCAGAAAATGAGGCAACTCAGTACCTCaacctctctttttttttggataatatttgttttatatgtatTATTCAATTTTCAGTCATTGAACCAGTATTAATAACCTCATTTTCAtcgagtgtttgtgtgtccatTCAGTACTAGAAGTCCTTGAAAGAGACACTTGTCGTCCAGACTGTACATGGGAATTCTGTCAGGCAAACCCCAATGAAATCTGCTCTGCCAGGTGACTCCTATAGTCATACTTACGGTCATTGATCTCTAAACTACTGGAGATCGAGGTCTGGTTAAAATTGGATAACTGCTGAAAATGTAGTCCTAACTCAACTTAATcttgattataaattgttaaataTCTGTAAAATTTTTTAACAGTGTAGTCTGTCTGCTATTGCAGGTCTGTATCAGTGGAAAAGCGTGAGTGTGGAGGTTTCTGTCAACACACCACCTGCTCCAGCTGTTTGATTCTCAAGCGTCCAGTGTGTTCTCAGGCTTGTGGTCAAACAGACCATATCTGCCTGCATCGTTTTGGGAGGTGTGTGCACAGCCACCTGGAGGAACAGGGACAGGCAGCATGCCACCAAAACCTGCAGGTGAATACGGTCAAACTTCACTTTAAAGCCATTTTAAAATCAGCAAATGCAGTGTTTTAACGGTTTAAACTTTTGTCcaacagagtaacagtgaggGCTACTTCATGTGTTTGGCTCCTGCTTGTCCAGATGCTGAAGAATAATCATGCGTTTGAGATGGACCTGCTCCAATGTGATCGAGAATTAAAATGTAGCATATTAAGGCAGCTATTTTtatacatgattttttttgtaagctTTGTGATTGCAGATTTCAGATTATAAATTGGCTGAGTTATGCATTTTGATCAgtttatttgatttcatttattactgTGCATTTGTATTTACtcccaatcaggcataacattatgaccacctgcctaatattggtggcGTTCCCCCCTCttgctgctgaaacagccctgacccatcatgcactgtgtattctgacccttttctatcagaaccagcattaacttcttcagcaatttgagcaacagtagctcgtctgttggatcggatcacacggaccagccttctctccccatgtgcatcagtgagccttggccgcccatgaccctgtcaccggttcaccactgttccttccttggaccacttttaatagatactgaccactgcagaccgggaacaccccacaggagctgcagttttggagatgctctgatccagtggtctagccatcacaatatggcccttttggtcaaactcactcaaatccttacccttgtccatttttcctgcttctaacacatcaactttgaggacaaaatgttcacttgctgcctaatatatcccacccactaacaggtgccatgatgagatcatcatcagtcttattcacttcacctggcactgctcacaatgttatgcctgatcggtgtataacgtCCATAATATTAGCTATAAGACGTTTGTCAGATTCAAACAATGCCAgtattaaataaacagattttcttttataaatgaAAGTCATCTGATTTCTCTTCTTTGCAGCCATTTCTAAATGGGACTGATAAGATCAGATAGTTAAGTATTAAGGCACAATGTGATCTCTGAGGAAAAGATGCCCACCTGAGACAATCTCTCACGCCTGGTGGGCTGTTACTGAATAACAGGGAATTTATGGAGCTGTAATAAGACATTTACCCACAggctaggggaaaaaaaagaagcctaGACATACAATAGCAGTCTGTTCCTTTTGATGTCTGGTTTATATCACAATTCACAAGGAGAGGAAATAGTTAATTCTGATAAACCTGTCTGAGAAACTGAGTAGATTTATGGGTTTATGAGGTGCAAAGCTATTGGACTGTTACTCATGCTGGTGAACATGGTGGTTGGAGTCAATAAGCATTAAAGCATCATATTTCTGCTCAAAATATTTTAGACAAAGGAACCTGatcattgttgtgtttttgttttttatatataaattaacacGAGTTGTTTTTGGAGTTTTCTGACTAGTATTGAAACATTGCACTTGGTGTTACGGTCATTAGCTCCGGCTCGGCTGCAGCCCCGTCCAGGAAAAAagcggttactgaagatgaatgaatgcatgattGTAACAATAAGAGCAACCTTTAGGTGCACTTCAACAATGCTGCATTATCAAAGATCAAAGCTTCATACACATTTTTATCAGCtactatcaccactaccatGATAGGAAGATTGCTGCTGTTTTTGACTGATaacaatgaatgaaaaaaaaacctttagggTGTCTGGTACAATAAAACAGTACAACAAAGACACTAATATTAGTTTTGTACTTGAACTCTTAGGACACATGACCAAATCTGGGAAAGATATGTGTTTATTAACTCATGTGTAAACTATTTAAGAGGTTTATTCACAGAAAAATAGGTCAATggtcaatattttttaacattacatGAAGACAGCAATAACTGAAGGAGAGAAGCAATATTGAATTTGTtataactgtaaaaaaataacatcTTGAATGTCAATTATCTTTTGTACCATTTcgttattattatacacaatTGGTCCTAGTTCCATGTTCTTCTGTTAGTCATATTTAGGGAATTAAACAATAACGATTTTCCAAATTAACCATAATGCATCATTCAATCTTTTCTAAACAGTAATTTTGAGACTATAATGCAGATAAAACACCCAACAGTCTTATGGTATAGAagatttagacacacacactgaccatgcataacattatgaccactgccaggtgacgtgaataagaccgatgatctcctcatcatggcacctgttagtgggtgggatatattagacagcaagtgaacattttgtcctcaaagttgatgtgttagaagcaggaaaagtggacaagcgtaaggatttgggcgagtatgaccaaaagggccaaattatgatggctagaccactggatcggagcatctccaaaactgcagctcttgtggggtgttcccggtctgcagcggtcagtatctatcaaaattatccttcaagtcctgtatGGATCtcctaacatcttggtgccagataccacagcacatcccttcagggatctagtggagtccatgcctcaacggatcagggctgttttcgcAGCAAAACAGGggccaagacaatattaggcaaatggtcataatgttatgcttgatcagtgtatgtatgagaatGTATTAACAGAAATCATTTAGTGAGATGAGTCCAGCAGTTCTAGTGGAACAGCTACATTCAATTAAATTCCCAGTCCTCTGAACAGTAAAATGATCATTGGGTTCAACTAATGGTTtctgatgatttatttaaattgaaGTAAGCAGCTATTGACCTTGGCCAAGCACAGTCCTGTAAAGACAGGTAGCAACAGGACAGCACTTTTGTCTCTCATAATTTGGTTGTTCAGCTAATGCAATTATTCcattattatacaaaaaaaataattcttacGACATGCCACAGTGTTAAAAATGCCACAGCCTAGAAACGcaggcctccatctcctccACAGTTTCCCCagatgtattaaaataaaaaaataataaatgcatattaaaatgtGATTGTGGTACAACTTGTACACACTAATTGATGGATAAAATGTTCAGTGTTTCCTGAGCATTATGTTCATTGCAAGTCTTAAACTAAATTCTTAAGTGATCTTTGTGaaccaaaggaaaaaaaaggcactTTGGAAACGAGGCAAATGTGATGAAAGGTTGGATCACCGGAATATTCGATGCCAAAATGACTGAAAACTTGTAGAATTGAAGGCACCGATGAATATGAGAAGTAGAAGGTAGAGACCCATCATAATGGCAAAATGGTGTCTGACCATCCAGGATGTCCCTTGAGCatgtctggggaaaaaaaggtcataaacagaaagaaaatccATTAAATAATAtgggaaatatttatttattttttttaaaatgacttcAGTTTTTCCCCCCCATATaaatacctttaaaaaaaaaaaaaaaaaattaaatactttGCTAAAagtatgaagaaaaataaaagcttacATAACACTCGAAGACAAAGTAAAATTAATTTGCATAAATCTTATTAAAATTTAATACGTTAGTGTGTAGGTTTATCAGGATCATggcttcaggaaaaaaaaatcaaacaaaacagggagtttcatttttttttatctctaattACACACTTAAAACTCAGCATCCTCCTCTCTTTCAATTATTCCAAATCTGCCTCAAAGTCCTCACAGTTGCTGCTCTGACTATACTTTTGACGATGttagaaaatgaaaaattctgCAGTGTATGCTATTAGAAATCATATAACCCCTACTGATTTCAAACATTCTGTACAAGAAAACGTCTCACCTGGTTCTATAACGTTTCTGAGAGTATACCAGCAGGTACTTTACTCTCAGCAGCTCATTGTTGGTCACCACAAAGTACTTCTCTGGCACATCCCCACCCTCGCTGTTCTTTGCCCTCAAACGCTTGCGGTCAACGCTCTCAGAGTCTACAATATtccaaattaaaacaaaataaaaatattttaataattctaATTAAATATTCCGAAATACAATAAATCaaattatatatacaccgatcaggcgtaacattgtgagcagtgagaggtgaagtgaataagactgatgatcatgctacctgttagtgggtgggatatattaggcagcaagtgaacattttgttagaagcaggaaaaatgggcaagcgtaaggaattgagcgagtttgacgaagggcaaaattgtgatatatattatgaatatatatattatgaataGCATTCAGGCCAAAGTGTAGCATAAAAACTACTAttgcatttaaaagaaaaagcataGGTCATTATCATGgtatataacatttataaacagCCTAATAACATATGCCATGTTGTTCATGATCTGTGGTACATTACCTTTCTTCTTTACCTGACACTTCACATCTGGATGATCAATGATCTCACACAAGGCAATACAGCTTAGTACTGGCCCGAGGACACTGTCACACCATCCATTTCCGTGGGGGCTATAGAGGAAAGCCATACTTAGGTCACTGGTTAGGTAAGTGCCTTCCCCAAACAGTGACGTctgaaaggagaaaaagaaagcattacTAGAGAGAGGTGTATAGGTACTCCAGTACCTGGTTGGATGATTGAGATGCCAGTATTCAAATGCTGAAATACATACACAGAATGACAAAATACTGTCCAGACTGATACTCAACAGTTAAACAATACGATAAGTAGGAACAGAAATGCTGGTCTGTCTGAATATATTACAGACCACAGCAACAGGTCAAGTCAAGAAATACATTTctgtatagcagcagttggtcaGTTATAATATGGGTGGAGTTATAGACACACATGAATATTGAAATAAATTGGGTGTTTGACTATGTGTTTGAGTTTCAAGTTCAGAACAGATCAGTTCACACAGCAcagagtcagtgtgagtgtgtgtgtgtgtgtgtgtgtgagagagttcggtacagttcagATCTgagtgttgaggagcctgatggtttgaggaaagaaactgttacacagtctgatTGTGCGGGCCCAAATGCTTCCGTACCTCTTTCCAGACGGCAGGAgggtgaaaagtgtgtgtggggtcatacacaatgctgttggctttggagatgcagcgtgtggtgtaaaaaaaatacatgaagtaTTATTATTGGGGTGTAACAAACGAAAATGCAAAATTCTTCTTAGGATAGACTAGATGTCTTCAGACTTGTTCTCCATGAGGTCTTTAAGAACTtggaccatttttttttttggatcaacTCAAAACTTGGCTATCGGGCGCTGGCTATCAAAAAGTGGCTGTtaatatcagagttcaaaactCAAATGCCAATTGGCTCATCTGCTGTTTGTATTACGGAagctgtctctctgtgtattttgGAGCACTTACAGTATGGGGCTACTACGCAACATGGCAGGACGGATACAGTCTTATTACAGTTCTATTTTTGGCATTTTCCATCTCAACCATCACCACATACAATGCCGCACAGTTTATATACCCTGGGCTAGTCCAAGACAAAGGCATACATTCCCGACACTGACCTTATTCAGATGACAATGTAGACCATTGTGAATAATGGAATGGAAGTTCTCCAGTCGGCTGCCATGGAATGCATAGATAATGTCTCGTCCTGCCCGTGTCTTCTCAAACTTTGAGTTCATCTGTTCACAGTATTCCAACTCAAAAAGGAAATCTGGCACAGGAGAGGAGACCTCTGCATTTTGGGTCAGTTGGCTGAGTCTGGCCCACTTAAAttgcataatttaaaaaaacaaaatgaaaaaagcaaacagaatTATTTCAAACACTGTACATAGCTGAAAATAGCCTATAGTGTGTCATGGTTTTACAATCAATCATCAATGTTCAAACTTCAAAGAGAAGCACCTCTTCTTTCTGGATGGTCCTTACAGAAAAACTCTTGGAGGACAGTACCCAGTGTACCAGTGCCAGATGATGATCTCCATCTCCTGGTCCCAGTCGGACCAAATCTCTAACGCTTGGCAAGGAGCTCACATCCTTCTGCTGTAAGAGTCACAAGAAAATCTTTGAGCTGAGAGAACTGATTCTAGAGTAATTCATACTGTAATATAGATGCTGCATACTTCACCTTGTTTTTAGCAGAAGCCTATTCTTAAAGCGGTACACTAAATCACAATCAAAGATCAACAAAACTCAATCTCTTACCAGCTCTTCAAAATCCTTTATCTCTCCCCTTAGATATCGAGGTGGGAATGGTCTCAGGACAGAGTCACGCTTGTAGTTCTGCACGGCAGCCACAAAAAGACTGACCCGCAAATCCGCAGCAACGGGGTCAAGATGGAGATGGGAGCGCACCAGCTCTCTGACTGTGGCTGGTGCTAGAGGTGGCTGCATTCCCAAGACTGTAAAACAGAGCAACAAAAATCTGTGCAACAGTAAGTGGAAAGATTTAAGCACAACCATTTCATTATATACATTTCcacatttttggaaaaaaacatgcacaaaaaaaaaacaaacaaaccaccaACATTTATACACCcctgcaaatcattgaattcaggtgttgagctcggtcccttagttccagtgaaaggaactcttaatgcttcagcttcataccaagacattttggacaattttatgctcccaactttgtcgGAACAGTTTTgggaatgaccccttcctgttccaacatgactgcacactggTGTcccatggatgagcgagtttgatgtgAAGGAACTTGAATAGCcgaagtcctgacctcaaccccatagaacacctttgggatgaattagagcagagactgcgagccaggccttctcgtccaacatcggtgCCATACATCACGTatgagcttctagaggaatggtcaaaaattcccataaacacactcctaaaccttgtggaaagccttcccagaagagttgatgctgttatagctgcaaagggcgggacaactccatattacattcatgtaaatgtaaacgcAGATGtaccagttttgacctggctcacagtctccgctctaattcatcccacaatttggaattgtccaaaatgtcttggtacgaagctgaagcattaagagttcctttcactggaactaaggggccgagcccaaaccctgaaaaacaaaactctTGGCAATCTAGTGTAGGTTGGTCATTCTGACAGGACCAGagctttgttatttttaattgtgCCTTAAAATTTGTTAAGCAAATAAGCTCAGTTGTGCAATGTACCTTTCCCAGGTAATACTGCTGCACATAAAATTCCATTtgtatacttttatttttacatgaattAATTAGCTACCTCTGCTAGGAAACCATCAAAATTGGTTCAAAGAGAGATGTAACAGAGACAATCGACCGTCTCCGTTCCACCTCTAGGGCAGCGATTTCGCTTGACCAGATGCTTTGAATGGCTTTCACAATCCCTGATGTGCTTCAATAGTGTTTTCAGATAGGTTATA comes from Hemibagrus wyckioides isolate EC202008001 linkage group LG14, SWU_Hwy_1.0, whole genome shotgun sequence and encodes:
- the si:ch73-330k17.3 gene encoding IGFBP domain-containing protein, producing MGYGALRYLSVVCAAGAVLCSVESTSSGSQVLQTLHCPPCERIHCSPRRALRLQCKGGVTTGVCGCCPACAKQVGESCGGTWDYLGKCDEGLVCVYQEAAESKPGAEHKGKCKSVLEVLERDTCRPDCTWEFCQANPNEICSARSVSVEKRECGGFCQHTTCSSCLILKRPVCSQACGQTDHICLHRFGRCVHSHLEEQGQAACHQNLQSNSEGYFMCLAPACPDAEE
- the parp16 gene encoding protein mono-ADP-ribosyltransferase PARP16, whose translation is MQPPLAPATVRELVRSHLHLDPVAADLRVSLFVAAVQNYKRDSVLRPFPPRYLRGEIKDFEELQKDVSSLPSVRDLVRLGPGDGDHHLALVHWVLSSKSFSVRTIQKEEWARLSQLTQNAEVSSPVPDFLFELEYCEQMNSKFEKTRAGRDIIYAFHGSRLENFHSIIHNGLHCHLNKTSLFGEGTYLTSDLSMAFLYSPHGNGWCDSVLGPVLSCIALCEIIDHPDVKCQVKKKDSESVDRKRLRAKNSEGGDVPEKYFVVTNNELLRVKYLLVYSQKRYRTRHAQGTSWMVRHHFAIMMGLYLLLLIFIGAFNSTSFQSFWHRIFR